From the Lactuca sativa cultivar Salinas chromosome 9, Lsat_Salinas_v11, whole genome shotgun sequence genome, the window aagggttgcatataaggagagtatggactcacattggagtttactcctcaaatggtaatacctaggggtgtttacggttttcataccacttcccccatgagtttacggatgtaaactcATGGAAGTGGTGTCATTGAGTGTttgaaggtcttatatcactcaaggaattatgttggactcgaatcaagggctatggaagtgattggggcttgaaatggactctttatggagtttacggtccttagaccactcccttgggagtttacggccgtaaacacatcagtttacggtcgtaaactcatgttagtccatttctcttgttgtttggtggttctaactcatgcatgcaaggttctagtcacttatatgagcataggaaggtgttaaaggcacttaaacaccttcgaaaggtgtttacagttttgggagatgttctaaaaccgtaaaatcatgtttgtcCCTTCATTTCATGTTCTTGGGGTTCCTAGTTCATGCAAGTGAGGTTCTACTCCATTACACAACCATTAAAAGGCATTAGGGGAATCTAAACACCTctaggaggtgtttacggtttttgggatgatctccccaaaccgtaaacccatgtttGCTTGGGAAATGGATGATTTTCGAGTGTTAAACTCATCAAGAAGGGATCTATGCTAGTTGTCAAGGCTTAGAATGAACcgaggcacactttggcacccgatttggagtttacggtccaagaacaccttggaccgtaaacaccttgttcttagtgttcttcaaggttttgacatgtattcaaatcAAACAACTAGCTAGGAGGAGTATACTTACGTATAGGAAgcttgaatgatcgattttggcgGATTAGACGGGATGaatttatgatagttgagagagaatccttgggtgttcttgaggtgggagttggaaaaatgagagaaaatgataTTTATACTCTCGGGGGTTCGCGGTCAAAAACTCTGAGTTTTTGTCCGTAAATTCCAAATTTTTGGAGTTCCGCGACTTACGCTAAACACGGAAATTCTAAATTTtacttccttatttttggttcgcttgacgaatattatttaaaatattccaacgggcttaaatccggccaaaattgttttgggataaatttggctaatttttgacgtgcttaattacggcgttaaaacaaacggaaattttgggttgtcacaccaaaGCTTTATGACTCGGTTGTCCATAATTGTTGCACTTTAACTTCTTCTTGAAGCTTCCAACTTTAAGGCCTAGGTTTTTACTCTTTCCTTTTTCCTTTGTGTATTCCGTTTCCTTTGTTTTTGGAAGATTGACCATATTCCACCACATGAACTTTTGAAGATTCACCACCACTACCTTTTTTCAAGGCCATTCGATTGTATTCTTCAATACGAATACACAACACAAGCTCCTCCACAATCATTTCCTTTTGCTTATGCTTAAGGTAGTTCTTGAAGTATATCCAACCAGGAGGAAGCTTTTCAATGATTGATGTGACTTGGAAAGGCTCATTGAGAACCATCTATTCTGCAAGTTTATCATGTATAATGACTTGAAGATCTTAGACTTGACTCATAACAGATTTTGAGTCAATCATTTTGAACTCCAAGAATTTTGCAACAACATGCTTTTTGGTTCCAGCATCTTCAGTCTTATACTCTCGGTCCAATGATTCCCATAGTTCCTTAGCCATTTCAACTTAGCAATAGACATTGTAAAGTGCATCAGCTAGACCGTTCAACACATACTTGCGACACAGAAATTCGGAGTGCTTCCAAACCTATACAACGCTCGCACATTAAGCGTCGGATTGTACATCATCAACTTGGGGACCAGTTTTTATAAGGAACTGATCCATGTTTTGAGTGACTAAGTATAAGAACATCTTATACTGCCACCTTTAGAAGTTAAGACCATAAAACTTTTCTAGTCTCTCATCATGATTAACCATGGTGTTTGGCACAGGTGTGTCGGCATTCTGATTTACAGCAGGGGGAGGATtcgatgtttcatttgatctAGTCATTATGAAAAGTTAAATTCCAAACAAATTAATTTAAGTGTCGGATTGTACATCATCAACTTGGGGACCAGTTTCTATAAGGAACCGATCCATGTTTTGAGTGGCTAAGTATAAGAACATCTTATACTGCCACCTCTAGAAGTTAAGACCATAAAACTTTTCTAGTCTCTCATCATGATTAACCATGGTGTTTGGCACAGGTGTGTCGGCATTCTGATTCACAACAGGGGGAGGATtcgatgtttcatttgatctAGTCATTATGAAAAGTTAAATTCCAAACAAATTAATTAGAACCACTGACGAAACTGTTTACACAAAACATAATCTGTTTACACAAAACATATATAATACGGTTAGCAGAAATATTAAACGATCTTCTTATAAGGGACACATTCCCACAACCACTTTATTTGCTAACATTATTTCCAAATACTCAACTTTGAACATCGATATCTCATTCACACATTTTCCGTTTTAGACACAACATATATCGTTTTGAAGTTCTCATGGAGGAGAACATAACCCACTAAGgattaacaaaatataaaaaataatttatatttaaatgtgtccaaagtttaataaaaatacataatttttattaaaatttccaACAACTATATTATAGAAGGCATTGAACCTGAATGTCGAGTCAATTTCTTGTTGATGAAGGGTGTTGACTGTTGAGACTAGTTTTACTGCCACTTCCACAAAGCGTTCCCTCCTTGACGTTACAAAAACCTTTTTTATACAAAATTATCTATTAAAAGTTAAAGGAGGGGTCGATCTATTCAGGGGTAAGCCACGTCGGCTAATGAGAACGGGCAACATAGGGTTACCAAATAACATACATAGTTCAGGTGGTTCTAAAAGAATAATGgttaaaatgtataaaaaaattatataagggTTTTTTAAGCATTGAcatataataggtatggtttttaTGTGGTTTTCCCTTAAATTAATAGATATTAAAGTAGATGTGAATTGACAGATTTACCCTTACATAAATGGGGGTTACAGATGGCTGTTAAGCCTTGAGATTAAATTCACAACAAATGAAACCTTTTAGACCACTAGTGCAACTCCAAAATATTTTGGACCAAACATCAaatttttgacataccacagggacaaaacttgcaattttgtctaaatcCTATTTTACATTTAAATTACAAGAACAGCTAGGGTTACATTCCATAGCTAAGTATTGGGTGGTTCAAATCATAAGAGTCTTATGAGATAAAATTACAAGAATGGTCCTcgtggtatgtcaaaactagcaactttggtccaaaatgggtttggctcgtatggatggtccaatagtttcgtTTTGTTACGAGTTTAGTCCAATTTCCTATAAACTTTTTTATAATGATGGATTTGccctttattattttattttccatttttcttttattacaacaagtaaaaacaattaaaaataaaacaaaaataaaatctctctctctctctagaagaaGAACAGCCAAGGAGGCCACCAGAGCAGCCCCTCGCTGTAACAGTCGCCCAACAGTGAAGACGAATAGTAAAGCCACAGAGGGTCATCGGTCTCGATGGACCCCCGTGCACCTCATCGCAATTTCCTAGCTGCACCAAAGTTCCCATCGATCTGCCTTTCGTTCGAATCGATGGTGGGTTTTCGTTTCAGGTAAGGTTTTGTGTGtggattttattttatatctaccctTCTTCATCTTCGTTTCAAATTTGGAACCAAGAACACCTATCTTCAACTTTTGGATTTGGGTTTTATTTTAGATCCAAAATCAAGAACGAAGAACACCCATTGTGGATTTGGATTTGGGATGTTGGATGGTGGTGGGTCATGATAGGGGGAGGCGGAGGAGCTGCCACAGTCGACTGTGGTGGCTCTCTTCGCCGGAGAAGTGAGAAACGAGGGAGATAGACGAGTTGGAGATGAAAGGGAGGCCGAGGAAGGGATTCTGACGACATCAGCTATGGTGGGTGGTTGGGCTGTTGCAAAACGAGGGGAGGTGTTGCCCTTTTCCGACGATGGAGAATAGGGTGGATTAACGGCGACGATAGGCAGTGATAGCCGAAAATTATGAGGGCAGTGGGGTGTTCTTGATCGTAAGTGAAGAAGGAGGAGggagttttttttttctgatgaGATACTAACGAGATGAAGAGATtgtattagagagagagagagagagagattttctttttttgatttttgtaataaaaaaattaaaaagggaaaataccaagggcaaatccgtcattataaaaagttttaaaatttttggactaaactcgcaacaaaacgaaactattggaccatccttgcgagcaaaacccattttggaccaaagtTGCTAATTTTGACATAccgcagggaccatttttgtaattttgtctaaatTTGAACTCTCTCCGTTATTCATGGCAATGTCTTCTAAAGATCGTCGTGTCTGattcaaattataaattatataagGATGGACTCAGATTTTTGTGGAATATGATGGAATACCCTAGTTGACAAAGAAAGAATTGTTGTAGGCACCCTTATTTGTTTGGTGAAAATTGTGAAGGAAGAAAGCGATGTTGATAATGAGATACTGAGATTTATGAGTTTGCCTTTTACCTAATATTCTTTGCTTTCATACAAAGATCTCATCATCATCACACCCACTTAAGTGTGTTGCGCTCTCAATTTCATAATAATTATAACATCTTAAAATCTTATAAATTCTTTGTACATTGACTTCGTGCACAAGTTAAAACAAATCATATACTTTTCATTTATTAAAtacttaaaatattttataaaaagtactAAACATTTTCTCAATAAAATGCCCCAAATTTTCTATTAATATGACTAAGATATTTTATACACCTTATTAAAATACGACAAATTACATGTACAACTTTAAATTtgtaatcaaattttattttagaacataattttttttaaagatcaAGGATCAAATTTTAATCCAGTGCCGTTCGAAAAAAAATCAAGGATTAAGGGCCTATGatataaatttaaaatcaaataaaAGACTTAAGCTTAATTATCAAGGATTAAGGGCCTATGatataaatttaaaatcaaataaaAGACTTAAGCTTAATTATCAAGGATTAAGGGCCTATGatataaatttaaaatcaaataaaAGACTTAAActtaattatcaaataaataaCCTATTATGGATGGCTCAAATTTCATTTTAGAAAATTAAGtctaatataaaattataacgaTCACATGATTTATAGCATATCGGTATGAGGTGTTTGTAGAAAAGTATATGAGGTGTTGGTTGGGACTAAAATTATAGTTTATGAGTAAAATAGATGGTGTATCTTAGTCGTTTTAAAAAACTTCAACATAAAAATATCGGTAATATGAAACAAAGTTTATGTaaagttttctattttaataacaGACATGCATGTTAATTTCAATACCATAAAAGCTAGATACAAAAATTAAATGGCTAATTCGCACAATCTTTAATcgacttctatatatatatatatatatatatatatatatatatatatatatatatatatatatatatatatatatatatatatatatatatatatatatatatatatatatatatatatatatatatataggcttaggttcatttgagaccacttatattttgtgagaccgtgaaacgcatttgtttatttttttttagttaattcatgttccgaaaataatatttaaaaaaagaattttttgatttttccatttattttgcattttaaaattatttttagaatatgtacagtgtaatattctatttagaatatttcacgtatttttcaaaaaaaaatagaatttttttttattttttttaattttttttttattttttttagttaattcaagttccgaaaataatatttaaaaaaagaatttttagatttttccatttattttgcattttaaaattattttttagaatatgtcagtgaaatattctatttagaatatttcacgtatttttcaaaaaaaacggattttttttaattttttttaatttttttttatatttttttaatattttttttagttaattcaagttccgaaaataacatttaaaaaaagaatttttggatttttccatttattttgcattttaaaattatttttagatttggtctcacggtctcacaaaattagaatggtctcaaataaacctgaacctatatatatatatatatatatatatatatatatatatatatatatatatatatatatatatatatatatatagaacaaaTTACTtaaatagtccctgtggtttggctaaagttacgcgtttggtccctatatTTTGTTTTGCACTCGGACCATCCTCACGTTTTCTTTTTATTACCCGTCTGGTCACTGAGTCCGTTAGTCGTCAATTCCAAACGTTAAGTCCCCCACATGCTTCGCACATGAGGCGTATTTTCGTCATTTTATACATGGCGCCTAAATGCAATGTCAATCGTTTCTTCATTCCGATCATTTTACGATCacctccttctctctctctctctcacacacacacacacacacactctctctctctctctcacttaaTCTATAACTCATCAAAAATTGAGTAGAAACCCTAACTCCTCAAAATTCTGCAAGAATCATCGAAGCAACAATGGTGGGTTAGAGGATTAGAGCAAACATGGAAGAAATATACGTTGAAAAACATTACGGTAaccccttattttcaaaagttaaaTTTATCACTTAAAATTTCAAGCTAATAATTTGAAGCTTTCTCTTTTACAGCTGGTAATCCAACTATATTCTCCATCAGATTATTTTATGGTGGAAAGTTTACGAAGTTTCCTAGAAGGACGCACGTCAAGGGCAAAGAAAGATACGTTGATCTATTGGACATTGATGAGTTTTGTGTGCACGATATTGATGAGATGATggagtgtaacatcccgagttcaggagtgcaagttcaaggttcaaagtgaaaatatgaatggtcaactcggcgagtccatgggcggactcggcaagtagggtcgcgattctggtcgcgtgttaagtggccaactcggcgagtcggtggctggactcggcgagttggtgctgtgtggagaaaaccctaatcctagggattgagccctatataaagaacataataccctctccccagcctctttgctcccccttgaagtccagaaaccctaattttcatgtgTGAGATATTTAAAGAGCATTTGGGTCTTGAAGGAGTGTTGTTTGAAGAAATCTTTGacgattaagaggcttggagcaaggggatttGCAAGGTGTTGGCTTATTCTTCTGTGGGAGTCTTCTTTGGAGGTAAGgattcgttgcttgagctgttatccatctagatctatcatttgagagatttttgggaATTTATCTAGTgttatcttgagtttggaggttggatctgaggttgctacctcagatctagagtagtgatgatccaaaagagcataaagtccctgttcaagagctgttgatgaagccttttagtcccaaacATTAGCCAAGagtgttttatgcttagatctccttggattcacgtaaagtttgctactttacgtgatggatggcttgtataagagtagatctatggatttgagaccctacatggcttggaaagcctctgtatgagtTAAGaactagtggtactcggcgagtcacatgggtgtactcggcgagttgcttgaagataggcagcaactcgacgagttgaaagaactactcggcgagtctggtcgtgaggtcctaaccttttttggttaaactgtgaatcggtgagtcaagggatgactcagtgagttgagtgcggTTAGACTCAGAgttatgggactcggcgagtcttggggcgactcggcgagttaagtcgtgttatgggagtttcagagcatggggactcgacgagtcagcgggttgactcagcgagtagagtcagtcaggagggttaactttgactgaggactttgactttaaccaagagttgaccagttgtcttccgggggtattttggtaattatgggtatttattgagttcagtctctTGGTATTGATTAGTGGTGCAGTTcatgtcggaggttggagcagcgtgatcttatccttttcagtcagcagttgtgaggtgagttatcctcactatatcaacagggtctaaggcaccaaggccggccctttatcggattgtaatccgggtattgcTGTTATGTTAAtgctttgctatgttgcatcctggtagttaggatggtatatgttagagacctggttaaggtcggtatcctggtatataggataatgctatgctagtgaccggttaggtcggtatcctggttaggatgatgttatgttatgtgatctgctagatcggtttgattggatgcgtattgttatatgattgtatatttatgtgcacatggttgttggactggagttgggttgaggcgggtcctgctttgtgctgtaagcCAACATACTcaaggcggaccggttatcccgcaggcccagcgagcggtccggataggctgtaggccccacgagggcagaccagacgtgccgaggctcggagagtggattaggccgactgaaggcccgatgcgggcggaccagtcatactgtagactcagatagtggaccaggtggattgaaggcccggtgcgggcggaccaatcacactgtagactcgatgtatatggctagactcggaggttggatcaggtggactgtaggccggtgcggcggaccagtcacacagtagacccgtagtgcatggctgttctgtatcggttatatgatatggttatgtttgtatggtgttggtattttgagggtatctcactaagcttccgggcttatagttgtggtttaaatgtttcaggtgcttcaggagaccgtggcaaagcaaaggcatgatcataccgctcctcgagttttatgtgtttacgatgtggtttctgggaaatactctgataaaaaatgtattaaaaacctttttgtaataactttatgaaattgggttgtttttgaaaagtttaaattggttggaatttttagagtgttacatggAGAGCCTAGGCTATGTTGAAGAGGGTAAGTTGCTTTATTACCACTTCAAAAGACCCTTTTTCAGATTTGGACTTTGGGTTGTTTGCATTGGCTAGTGACAGTGACATTAACCATTTAGGTACATACGTGGGTAAATATAAACTGATTGAAGTTTATGTTGTACATggtaaaacaatgttgcatacgtATACAGTGTCATCTACTCCTAGTAAAAGTTAGGATTGAAGAAATTGTTGATCAACCTTCGTGTAGTAGAAGGCTATTTTTGGAATGGAAGGAAACTGAAATAGGGGATTGTATTGGATCAAGTAAACCAGATGTTGTGCCAACAAACGAATTTGAAAGCGACCAAATTGATGCCCAATATGAACCACAAGGTATATTTGATGAAATTCTAAATGAAGAACCTGGAGGGATTACTCATGAAAGTGACAATATAGATGATGCTGATGATAGTGATGATAGTATGTTCTTAGTAGACTTAGATAACCTCTTAGATGAAACTGAGATAAGACATGAATGAGTTTTTTTGTTAAATATTGATGAAGATAAAGAGTGGGTGGGTGATCTTGGAGGGTCAAATGTCAAGGAAACTGAAACAAGGGAAATTGATGATATTGAGGTTGTAAACAACGAGGTATTCTTATACGAGTCATCATCTGATGAAGGTGGGAGCAATAGGAGAAGAAAGTCAATTAAGGCAATTCGAAGGGCACTGGAAAACAGTAAAGCAAGAGTTAGTGATCCATTCTATGTGTACCAAAAATTCACCTCATCTGAAGAATTGAAAGATGCAATAAGAAAACATGTTGTGGAGACGAGGGAACTAGACTtcataaaaaataacaaaaacagAGTGAGAGCTATTTGTAAAGGTACTATCCCAGACCTTGGTCAACTTGACCCATGTGGGCCCAGTCAAAGCGATAAAGAAAGTGAAGAAAACAAGTGTCCATGGGTACTTTATGCTAGCAAGTAGGAACAAGATGTTAACTGGGAGATCAAGACCTACAAAAAAGAGcatagatgtcttcaaacaagaaATGTGGAAGCTTGTACCTACAAGTTCTTGGTAAAGAAAATAGTGCAATAGATTGAAAGTAACCCTACAGTCCTTACACGAGCTTTACAAGAACAACTTCAACGTGAATACCAAGTAGATATTTCGAAGATGAAGGTATTTAGGGCTAAAAAAGAAGCATTGAATCAAGTAAGGGCGATTACGCAAGGCAATATACTACTAAGAGACTATGTTCAAGAACTTCACACTCGAAACCCAAGGACAACAGTTAAGATAGAGGTCAAAAGTGAGCTAAACCCAACTTTTGAGACTAGAAATTTCAAACGGATCTACATCTGTCTAGGGCCATTAAAGAAAGGTTTTCTAGCTGGTAAAAGAGATTACCTTGGTTTGGATGGGACTTTTATGAAAGGGACTTATCCTGGAATGATACTCACAATAGTGGTAAGATGTAAACACATATCTTGTGTCattttattctattttatttaaattactaACTCCTTCACTATGTTTAGGGTCTTGATGGAAATAACTGTACATATCCTTTGGCATATGCTGTCGTAGAGGTTGAGAATATAAATTCATGGACTTATTTCTTAAGGTTCTTCGGTGATGACATTGATTTGCAAGCTaattccaactttacccttataTCTGACAGACAGAAGGTAAGTAATTTCAATGGACTTGGTTCTTATTGTACATTGTATACATTACATCTaatgttgtttatttttataCAGGGCTTGTTGCAAGCAATTGGTACATTGTATCCATGTGTAGAACACAGGTTTTGTCTGCGACACATTCATGAAAACATGAAGAAAATGTGGAGGGGAAAGGTATTTCAGGACATGTTGTGGAACTGTGCAAGTACAACAACAATATAAGAATTCAACCATGCTATGGAAGAGTTAAGAAAGCTAAACAATGACTGCTACGAATAGGTCAAATCTATTCCACCTCCACATTGGTCTAGGGCACACTTCACaagtttgttttattttgttgGTTTAATTGTTACCAAATGATTCACTTTCtcacataatttttatttatattgtaGGGAGGGCTCATTGTGATGGGCTTCTGAATAACTTGTGTGAGACCATAAATAATCAAATTAAGAAAGCATGCGACCAATCAATTATCACATGCcttgagttcattagagagtacctTATGTTAAGGATTGTGAGTGTCCAAAAGGTAATTGATAAGGTTGTTGGACCATTAACTCCAACTGCAACAAGTGTGCTTGAAAAAAACAAATCTGATGTAGCTCAATGTGTGGGTAAGTTCTGTGGGAATGGAAACTATCAGGTGAGTGGTCCATGGATGGACCAATGTGTGGTAGACATGGTTCAACACACATGTTCTTGTAGAAGATGGGAACTCACTGGTGTACCCTGTAAACATACCCTTGTTGCTATATGGGACATGCGAAAAAATAAGCAGAATGTTAGCGTACCTGAAGAATGGGTTCGTTCTACTTACTGGTTAAAAACTTGGAAGGAAATGTATTCTTTCAAGATTGAACCAATTAATGTAAGAAGAATGTGGGAAAATCCATGTCCAACCACTTTGCTTCCTCCCAATCATCATGTCCTCATTAGAAGACTAAGGAAGAAAAAAAGGAAGTCAACTGTTGAATTAGAAGATATAGTGAAGGGTGGTAGGGCATCAAGGAAGGACAACAGTGTGACATGTTCAAAATGCAAAAAGCTTGGTCATAAAAAAAGAAGTTGCAAAGGTCAAAGTACATGTGATGATAGTTCAAGAAAGAAAGGGGAGGTTGGGAAAAAAATCTAAAAGTGTAGGTGATGGTAGTTCAATCAATAAAGGGAAGGATGGGAAGAAAGATCAAAGTTCAAGTGGTGGTAGTTCAAGCAAGAAAGAGAATTTTGGGAAGGAAGCTCAAAGTATAGGTGGTGGTAGGCAAAGTGGAACTCAAAGTGCATGTGATGGAATTTCAAGCAGGACAAGGAAGGCTGGGAATAAAGGGAAGAGTATTGCTTAAGTTATGACTGTGTTTTCATATTTTGTGTATGTGTTATGAACCAATTATGGTGTTATGATCTTTTGTGTTTGTTATATTTGTCACTATGTTTTGTGTTTGTGTTATGAACAATTATGGTATGACTTTTGGGACATGTTGTCTATGTATGGTATGACTTTTAATGTATCTCTATTTTCAATTATGGTATGAACAATTGGTGCTATTAATCTGTTGCtatgtttttgttttaattcCATTCCATTTAATTCAATTCTACTCAATCATTGAATTCAATTCCATCAATCATTCAATGAGTTCTATTCTAATTCAATACCATTCAATTCTATTCAATCATTCAATTCAATTCAATTCAATTCCAATAGAAAACTAGTCAATGGTATTCCATTACAAACCACTCAATTTCATTCCATTATAAAATAgtcaattccattccattccattataAAACAATCAATTGCATTCCAGTACAAACCACTCAATTCCATTCCATTACAAACCACTAAATTCCATTCCATTATAAAACAATCAATTCCATTCCAAAAGAAAATTGCATTCCAATAGACAATTTTATTCCAATAGTCAATTCCATTCATACATTGCCATTCTATTACATTACTGCCTTGATGAAACAAAAGATCAGTAAAATGATAGCATAGATTAAAGCTTGTAAattaaaattgacacaaaaaaaccCAACTAAACACTAATAACAGCCTCAAGGCCCTATTCTCATGTTGAAGCTCGTCCAATGACTTCTACAAATCAGGGGAGATACTTTTTTTTTCCAGTTTTTTCACCATTAAAGTTGTCCTCATCAACCTAATCtatgaaaccacatttttctccctGCATTTTGAGTAATTTGTTGTGCGTTAAAGGTATGTGATATATAGATATACTTAAGAAGAAATTGCCCTTACCTTCCAAGTACATCAATAGAAAAGTCTTCCAGGGTTTTTCTTGG encodes:
- the LOC111901662 gene encoding uncharacterized protein LOC111901662, producing the protein MVKQCCIRIQCHLLLVKVRIEEIVDQPSCSRRLFLEWKETEIGDCIGSSKPDVVPTNEFESDQIDAQYEPQGIFDEILNEEPGGITHESDNIDDADDSDDNKEWVGDLGGSNVKETETREIDDIEVVNNEVFLYESSSDEGGSNRRRKSIKAIRRALENSKARVSDPFYVYQKFTSSEELKDAIRKHVVETRELDFIKNNKNRVRAICKGTIPDLGQLDPCGPSQSDKESEENKCPWIESNPTVLTRALQEQLQREYQVDISKMKVFRAKKEALNQVRAITQGNILLRDYVQELHTRNPRTTVKIEVKSELNPTFETRNFKRIYICLGPLKKGFLAGKRDYLGLDGTFMKGTYPGMILTIVGLDGNNCTYPLAYAVVEVENINSWTYFLRFFGDDIDLQANSNFTLISDRQKGLLQAIGTLYPCVEHRFCLRHIHENMKKMWRGKVFQDMLWNCARRAHCDGLLNNLCETINNQIKKACDQSIITCLEFIREYLMLRIVSVQKVIDKVVGPLTPTATSVLEKNKSDVAQCVGKFCGNGNYQVSGPWMDQCVVDMVQHTCSCRRWELTGVPCKHTLVAIWDMRKNKQNVSVPEEWVRSTYWLKTWKEMYSFKIEPINVRRMWENPCPTTLLPPNHHVLIRRLRKKKRKSTVELEDIVKGGRASRKDNSVTCSKCKKLGHKKRSCKGQSDGSSINKGKDGKKDQSSSGGSSSKKENFGKEAQSIGGGRQSGTQSACDGISSRTRKAGNKGKSIA